A window of Bacillus sp. DX3.1 genomic DNA:
CCGGCTCGATAACATTAAATCCACTTTTTCCTACAAAAATACCTGCGATAATTTCTGCAACAACGACAGGAATTGCTTTTAACTTAAAGCGTTGCAGCAAAAGGGGAACGAAAAATGCGATTGCGACGACAATCATAAGTGATAGAACAGAAGAATGTTGTTCCATAGCGTTCTCTCCCTTCAAAATATATAGTACCTATTTTAGCTATATTATAGGAAGAAAAGCAATGCGTATGAATTCGATTCCATAAAGAAAGAGTTTTCTTAACATTTGTCACAATAAGTATAGTTTACATTTTCATTCTTTATTTTCCTTTATATGTATATAAAAGTTTAACTTATTGCATAAGGAAGGGAAGAGGGAAGAATAAAAAAAGTCTGCTGGGACATTGTCCTAGCAGACTTTTGAAAGTACATTACATAGAGAAGAAAATCCAAACCGTACCACCAACAGTTACTGCAGCGATGAAAAAGCTGAATAACATTGTGATCGTTTGTGTTGTACCTTCTCCTTCTTTCATGTGCATAAACATAACTAATTGTAACGCTGCTTGTGCCACTGCCATTGCAATAATGCTTGTTAAGATTGTTGAAAGTGACAAGTTTAAGTTTGAATATAACGCTACGTATAAAGCAAGGAACGTTAATGCAAGTGATAAAATAAATCCGAAAACGTGTGACCATGGAAAACCGCTATGAGCGTGCCCATTCGCTTGTGTATTGTTTTGTCCCATTATTACGCCACCATCCCGTTCAAGTAAACTAGTGTGTAAATGAAGATCCAAACAACATCAAGGAAATGCCAGTATAAGCTGATAATAAACACTTTACGAGCTGTAACTGGTGTTAGTCCTCGTTTTAAAATTTGGATAATAACACAAGTTGCCCAGATGATACCAGCTGTTACGTGGGCACCGTGTGTTCCAAGAAGAACGAAGAATCCAGATAAGAAACCACTTGTTTGTAATGTAGCACCTTCACCGACATACAGTATAAATTCTTCAATTTCAAAGAAAAGGAAGCCAGCACCTAAAAGTAAAGTTAGAATGAACCAAACTAACATACCTTTTTGGTTGCGTTTACGCATTTCGTGAATTGCGATACCGCATGTGAAACTACTTGTTAAAAGTAGTAATGTTTGGATTAAAAGTGTTTTTACTTCAAACAATTGAGCTGGAGTAGGGCCATCTGCCGTACGACCAGCAAGTACTAGGTAAGAGGCGAAAAGCGTTGCAAATAGCACGATTTCAGCCCCAAGGAAAATCCAAAACCCTAAAATATTCAATCTGCTTTGTTCGGATTGATATTCTAGAGGTAAGCTTTTATCTAAAGCTGCCATTTCGTTTCACCTCTCATGCAACATGTTCTGTCTTTTTAATTTCGTCTACGCTAATGTAATATCCGTCGTCGTAATCAAATGAACGCCAGATCATACAAGCTACCATACCGATACCACCGACAATTGCTAACCAGAACCAGCTAAATATTAATGCAAAACCAGCAAGACCGATAAAACAAGACATAATGATTGGAACACCAGAATTGCTTGGCATATGAATTGGTGTTAATTCATCCGCTTTTGGTGTAATAGATTGACCAGTTTTCTTCATGTGCCATAGTATATCGCTCTCTGTGATTTCTGGTAATTTTGCAAAGTTATAATGCTGAACTGGAGATTGAGTTGCCCATTCAAGCGTTCTGCCATCCCAAGGGTCTCCAGTTGTATCGCGCTCACCATGGCGTGCGCTCCAAACTACGTTATAGCATAAGAATAGGAATCCGATACCCATCATTAGTGCACCAACAGATGAAATTTGGTTTAACCAGCCCCATCCTAGGTTATCAGCGTATGTGTACATACGACGTGTCATACCATCTAAACCTAAGAAATACATTGGAATGAAACATACGTTGTATCCAATCATAAAGAACCAGAATGTCCATTTTCCTAGTCGTTCATTTAACATATGACCAGTCATTTTTGGGTACCAGAATGTAAATCCTGCAAGCATCGCAAATACAGTTCCGCAAATTAAAACGTTGTGGAAGTGGGCAACTAGGAAGTAGCTGTTATGGTATTGATAGTCAGCTGCTGCCATTGCAAGCATAACACCTGTAACTCCACCGATTACAAAGTTTGGGATAAATGATAATGTCCACATCATTGGAACTGTGAAACGAATCCGTCCTTTATAAAGCGTAAACAACCAGTTAAAGATTTTAACACCGGTTGGAATCGAAATCGCCATTGTCGAAATCGAGAAGAATGAGTTAACTGCTGGACCTGCACCCATTGTAAAGAAGTGATGCAGCCATACAAGACCACTTAAGATTGCGATTGCAACCATTGAGTACACCATTGCACTGTAACCAAATAGACGTTTACGAGAAAATGTACTTACAATCTCAGAGAAAATACCGAATGCCGGTAAAATAACAATATATACTTCAGGGTGACCCCATACCCAGAATAGGTTAGCCCAGAGCATTGGCATACCGCCGCTCGCCATCGTAAAGAAGTGAGCATCAAATAGACGATCGAATGTCATTAATGCAAGAGCAACTGTTAATACTGGGAAAGCAAAGAGAATGATGACACATGTAACTAAAATGGACCATGTAAACATTGGCATTTGCATTAATTTCATGCCTGGCGCACGCATTTTTAAGATTGTAACAAGGAAGTTAACCCCTGTCATCAGCGTACCGAGACCTGAAATCTGTAATGCAATTGCATAAAAGTTGTTTCCTACGCCAGGACTAAACTCTGTACCAGCCATTGGGAAGTAAGATGTCCATCCGGCGTCTGGAGAACCACCAATAACAAAGGCGATGTTGAATAACATTGCTCCAATAAAGAATAACCAAAAACTTAGTGCATTTAAGAATGGATATGCAACGTCACGAGCACCAATTTGTAATGGTATAACGACGTTCATTAATCCTAGAACGAATGGCATCGCCATGAAAAGAATCATAACTGTACCATGTGTTGTAAAGATTCCGTTATAGTGTTCAGCGTTTAAATATGTTGTATCTGGGAATGTTAATTGGGCACGGATCATTAAACCATCCATACCACCACGGAATAACATTATAACCGCAGAGATAATATACATAGTCCCGATTTTTTTATGGTCAACAGTTGTTAACCATTCATCCCAAAGCCATTTCCATTTTTTATACTTTGTCAGTACGAAAAGGATTGCTAATGTCACAAGAACAATAGATGCGTCAGCGCCGTAAATAATCGGATCACCTGTGACAAAAAATTCATCAAGCTTCACTGTGTTCACTCCAATCTGTTGGAATAGTAGCTATTATTTATTTGTGTAGTAGTTATAATCACAATACTCAAGTGATTTCGGATCTACATAACTTAAGTGGTGACTAGAGAATGTCATACGCCCTACTACACCAGGTTTAATAACTTCATTGTATTTTTCTTCTGTCAGTGGTTTAGCAGTTTCTTTTACTTCTTTTACCCACTTGTCATAATTTTCTTGTGTTTTTGCTTCGAGCTCAAACTCCATGTGAGTGAATCCTTCACCAGAGAAGTTTGCACTACGACCAAGATAAGAACCTGGCTTATCAGCTTGTAAATATAAATCCATGATCATGCCATCCATTGTGTATTTCATACCACCAAGTTCTGGAATCCAGAAGGCGTTCATTGGGCCTACAGATGTCAGCTTAAATTGGATTGGTACACCAGCTGGTACGTTCAAATAGTTAACGGTTTCAATTTTTTCCTCTGGGTAACTGAATAACCATTTCCAGTTGGCAGATGTAACATAAATTTCAACTGGTTTAATATTTTTTGATTGCTCTGGCACTTTTTCCGTTGCATATGTTGCTTTTACCGTTGGAATTGCTAGTGCAATAACAATAATGACAGGGAAAATAGTCCAGATAACTTCTAAAAGAGTATTACCGTGTATATCAGGTGGCTCATAGTCCATATTATCTGGTTTTTCACGGTAACGAATCAAAATGATTGTAAACAAAACGAATACGATAACAATGATCGATAGTAGAAGTATGAATGACCAAACAATCAAATCATACTGTTGTTTTGCAACAGGCCCTTGTGGATTTAATACTGCGATTTTCTCACATCCACCGAGGAACAAGAGTAATGATAGCGGAAGAAGTGAAGCCAACTTCCAAGACGCTTTCTTTAGTTGCACGATTGAAAATCTCCTTTCTCCTTGGATTGAAACTATGCCAATAAAACAATATAAACCTATTAATTTATAGAAGGCAATAGTTTTCGCGATATTGTTAAAAATTAGACACAAATGCACACTTTTTACAGTGAATATCATTTGTAACTTGATAACATTGTAAACTATTTTTCATGCTAAATCTTGATTGTAAAAATTTTAAGATAAATAAAGTTATACCAAGATATCCAAAAAATAGAAAAAAGCTATCTTATCATAAGGTAAGATAGCATAATATTACCTATATTCAGTTTACTTCCTGTGTAATAGTTTGTTGCTCTTTAAATGTGACAACTTTTTTATATTTAATTTGATACAAGATGTAACAAATAATCATAAATGGAATCCCACAATAAAGAGCGATACGTTGATCTGGAATAAAGGCTAAACTTACGAATGTAACGAAGTTTAAAGAGAATGCTAAAATTGGAACGATTGGGTATAACGGTGTACGATATTTTAAATCTTTTATATTTCCACCATTCTGAATAAATTCTCTTCGGAAGAAAAATTGTGAAGCTGCAATCGACATCCAAACGACAACAGCTGCCATTGCAGCGATAGATGTTAATACTAAAAAGACAGTATCAGCTGCAAATATACTCGTTAAAAGTGAAAGGCTTGCAAATATAAGGCTGAAAATTAAAGCGTTTAATGGTACACCCTTTTTCGTTAGTTTTGCAAATCTAGGGCTAGCCATTCCTTGTTTCGACATGGCCCAAAGCATACGTGAATTGGCATATAATCCTGAGTTTGCTACAGATAGTACAGCAGTAATGATAACAAAGTTCATAATGTCTGCTGCATATGGAATGCCAACTGTATCAAAGACAAGCACGAATGGACTTTCTACAAGGTTGGCTTCTTGCCATGGAAGCAAGCCAACAACTACTGCAATTGCTAATACGAAAAAGAATAGAGTACGCCAAATTGTATTTTTAATTGCTTTAGGAATTGTTTTTTCTGGTTGTTCACTTTCACCCGAAGCAATCCCAATTAATTCGGTTCCTTGGAATGAAAAATTCACGGTAATCATTGTAAAAAGAACAGCTAATAGGCCGTTTGGAAATAACCCGCCATTTTCTGTGAAGTTATGAAGCATTGGTGCGGGTTTTCCATTGAAATCTAGGAAACCAAACATAGCGGCGCCTCCCAGTATGATGAAGACAACAATTGTTGAGACTTTTACACTGGCAAACCAAAATTCTGCTTCTGCGTAGGCCTTTGCTGATAAAGCGTTTACGATGAAGAGGATTGCTGCAAACGTAACACACCAAATCCATGAAGAAACATCTGGAAACCAGCGTTTCATTAAAATACTAACGGTTGTGAGTTCAACACCGACTGTAACAGCCCAGTTCAACCAATACATCCAACCGACAACAAATCCAAAACCAGGTGAAATAAATCGGCTTGCATAGCTTTGAAATGAACCTGCCTCTGGCATAGCAACGGATAGTTCACCAAGACAGAGCATCGTTAAATACATAACAAAACCACCAACTAAGAAAGCGAGAATGGCCCCACCAGGACCAGCGTTGTGAACAATTTGTCCTGATCCCATAAATAGCCCAGTGCCAATGACACCACCAAGTGCAATCATAAAGAGATGTCTACTTTGCATCGTACGTTTTAATTCAGTTTGCTGATTTTCTGTTTGATTCATATTCCCTTCACCCCATATTTTTTATGTTGTTTGTTTTGCTCGATGGACAAAATAACTTATCGAGCTTGCGTCATTTCACTAATCATCAGTGGGGGATGAAAAACTTACTGATAGAAGTTTTACTTTATTTGACCCTAATAAGTAATATGAGATGCACATTTATTAGTGGCAATAAGAAAACAACTATGATTAGTTTCACTTGATTAAGTATTTCGAGCATGTAAGAAATAATTTTCTGTATAAATACAAATTAAAAAACCGACATAAACCCCTTCTTTTTAGGTGGGAGAGAGCATCCGGCCATGCATAGAAGCGGTCAGATCCTTTTCCTGCGCAGACATAGTGAAAACAAAGAGAGAAAACGAGTGTAGGTCACCTTTTGTTATCCATAGCCGCGGCTATATGTCGAAAAATCAAAATGGATTTATAGGCATCTCACATAAGCATTTTTAATTCTAGCAAAATATTCTGAAAATGTATATTTATTTTTCTTTCTATTAGAAATAATTAGAATCTTAAATAAAAATACTGGGGGGCAAATTTCATAATCCTTCTAGCAAACTAGCAGGAAGAAAGGTAGAATGAAAGGAGTATGGTTTTGAAAATAATGATGTAATGGAGTTTGGTATATGTTCAGGAAAGTCAAATATATATGTATTTTAGGAATTGTAATTGTCGTCGGTGTAGCGTGTAGTAAAGATGCTATGGGTGTCGTTGCAGCAGGGAAAAATAAAATTTTTCAAAAGACACAAGAACTACGTGTGGATTTTTTGTTTGATATGAAGGAAACAGCTATGATTGAAAATGTTCCGTTTATAAAACAACTTCCTGAGTTACCAAGAGGTTGTGAAGTCACAAGTTTAGCGATGCTACTACAGTATAAAGATGTACAAGTAGATAAGATGAAGCTTGCGAGTGAAATAAATCGTGTTCCATTTAAAGAAAACAATCTTCGTGGCAATCCGCATGAAGGATTTGTTGGAAATATTTACACGAAATCTGAGCCTGGCTACGGTGTATATCATGAACCGATTTTTGAACTTGCAGAAAGATACGTGCCTGAAAAAACGATTGATTTAACAGGAAGAGATATAGAGGATATATATAAGGTTATTAGTTCAGGTTCACCAGTATGGGTTATTGCAAATACAACGTTTCAGTCGTTAGCAGAAGATAGCTTTGAGACGTGGAATACAAATGCAGGAGATTTGAAAATTACATATTATGAGCATAGCGCTATAATTGTTGGATATGATCAAAACTTTGTATATATAAATGATCCACTGGCTAACAAGCCAAATAAAAAAGTATCACGTGCTCAATTCGAGAAGGCATGGGAGCAAATGGGGAAACAAGCAATTACTATTCTATAAAAATAAAAAGCTATTTATAATAGGTAGCTTTTTATTTTTTTGCATATATAAATACAAATTAAAAAACCGACATAAACCCCTTCTTTTTAGGTGGGAGAGAGCATCTGGCCATGCATAAAAGCGGTCAGATCCTTTTCCCGCTCCATGCGAAGTGAAAACAAAGAGAGAAAACGAGTGCAGGTCACCTTTTGTTATCCAAAGCCGCGGCTATATGTCGAAAAATCAAAATGGATTTATATAAATATAAAATAGTATTCAATAAAAATTTTCTGAATATTGTTTCTTTTGATGAGGGTCCTCGCTATAATAATGCTTAACTTGGCGAAGAAAGGAAGATGAAGGATGGATATAGCAGAAGAAATTTTTCTCTCAAAAGATCAATTAATAGAATGGAGAAGACATTTTCATATGTATCCAGAACTGTCTTTTCAAGAAGAAAAAACCTCTCAGTTTGTATATGACATACTTCAAACAATCCCTCATCTAGAAGTTTCAAGACCAACAAAGTATAGTATTATGGCAAGATTGATTGGCAAACAGCCAGGCAAGACGATTGCGATTCGAGCTGATATGGATGCACTTCCGATTCAAGAAGAAAATCATTTTGAGTTTGTTTCTACATATTCAGGAGTGATGCACGCCTGTGGGCATGATGGACATATTGCGATGCTCCTTGGTACCGTGCACGCACTGGCAGGACAACGAGAAAGAGTTCATGGGGAAATTCGCTTTTTGTTTCAACATGCAGAAGAAAATTTCCCGGGCGGTGCACAAGAGATGGTTGCAGCAGGCGTGATGGAAAATGTTGACTGTATTATTGGCGCACATCTTTGGGCTTCATTGGAAGTTGGAAAAGTTGGAGTCATTTATGGTCCAGCGATGGCAGCACCTGATGTCTTTAAACTTACAATAGAAGGGAAAGGTGGTCATGCAGGTATTCCACATGAAACGATAGACAGCATTGCTATTGGCACGCAAGTTGTTTCACAGCTTCAGCAAATTGTATCTCGTCTTACTGATCCGTTGGATTCTCTCGTCTTATCTGTAACGCAGTTTCATGCGGGTACAACGCATAATGTGATCCCGGAACGGGCTAAGATTGAAGGGACAGTTAGAAGTTTGAAACATGAATTGCGAGAAAAAACGGCTGAGAGAATCGAAAAGATTACAAAAAGCATTACCGAAGCGTACGGAGCATCGTATACATTTTCATATGAATATGGATATCGGCCGGTTGTAAATGATGAACAGATTACGAAGCATGTAGAGCGTGCAGCGTTGCAATTGTATGGAAGAGAAAAAGTGGTCCGCTTGCAGCCGACAATGGCTGGAGAGGATTTTTCAGCCTTTTTACAGAAGGCACCGGGAACATTTTTCTTTATTGGTGCTGGTAATAAAGAAAAGGGAATTGTATATCCACATCACCATCCGCGTTTTACCATTGACGAAGATGCTTTGCCAATCGGGGTAGAAGTTTTTGTTTCATCCGTCTTAAACTTTATGCAAAAAGGAGAATAAGATAAGAAAAATACATGTACTAGCACTTATTCCAGTTCTTTGTTTAGTTGTTGGACCAGTGTTTACAAATTCAGTTACTCCTTAAATATGGAAGTAAAGCATAGTTCTACTGTAGTAGAGAAATAAGATTAGCTGGATTCAGCTATAGAAGTTTCATTTTAAAGAAGCTATCTCACTTTGGAGAGATAGCTTCTTTGTATTGCATACATTTTCCCAATATGGAGAAATATAACGATAACATCTTTAGAGGAAAGTTAGGTGAGAGAGATGACCAATTTAGAAGCAAACTTATCTGCCATTACACAATCTATTCGAGAAACGTTGCAGTCGCCCAATGATTTAACTGTGCGAGAGTTTGCACTTTCTGGTTCATCTACTCGGTGTGCGGTTGTTTTTCTATGCGGACTTACAGATAAAGATTTAATTTATCAACTTGTTATCCGTCCTTTGCAACAAGAAGGGATTCCAAATAAAGTACCGATTATGCAAACGTTATTAGACAGATTTATTTCTGTAGGTGAAGTAAATACAGTAAAGACATTCCCAGATGTTATTAATTCCGTTTTAGTAGGGGATGCTGTTGTTTTAATTGATGGGATACCTAACGCATTAGTGATAAATGGTCGGGCGTGGGAAAGAAGAAGTTTGGAGGCACCGATCACAGAAAATATCATCCGAGGCCCTAAAGTAGGACTTACTGAGGATATTGCAACGAATAAAATGTTAATTCGCCGTGATTTGCGTGATCCAAAACTTCGTTTTCAATCTTACATTATGGGGAAACGGTCTCAAAAGGAAGTTACATTAATTTATATTGAAGACGTAATTAACCCCTACATTGTGACAGAATTAACTCGGCGATTGGAGTCGATTGAAACTGATGTGATATTGGACTCTGGAAAGATTGAGCAATTATTGGAGGATAATAACATGTCTCCGTTCCCACAATTTTTAAATACAGAAAGGCCAGACAGAGCAGTAGCTGCCTTAGCGAAAGGGAAGGCGGTCATTTTAGTAGATGGATCGCCGTTTGCAGTTATCGCTCCTATGGTCATTGTGGATATTTTTCAATCCCCAGAAGATCATTATGAAAGATGGATTATCGGTACTTTACTAAGAGGGCTTCGTATTATAGCTGGACTTATGGCGATTTTACTTCCAGCTGTATATGTTGCGCTAGTCTCGTATCATCAAGGGCTTATTCCATCTAATTTGGCATATTCAATTGCTGGAGCAAGGGAAGGGGTACCATTTCCTGCCTATATTGAAACCATTATTATGACGTTGACAATGGAGCTAATAAGAGAAGCTGGCCTTCGTTTGCCGAAGCAAGTCGGACAAACTGTTGGGATTGTGGGAGGGCTTGTTATTGGAGAAGCTGCAGTAAGCGCAGGGATTGTCAATCCTTTTATGGTTATTATTATTGCGGTTACGGCTATTGCTACATTCTCTCTCCCTGTTTATAGCGTAACGATAACGTTTCGATTTTTACTATTTGCGTTTATTTTAGCGGCTACTATGTTTGGGTTATATGGAATTATTTTGGCGGTAATTGCATTGACGATCCATATGACCAATTTAAAAAGTGTTGGCGTACCATATTTTACGCCGTTAGCTCCTGCTTTTTATAAAGATTGGAAAGAAGAAGTGGTACTGTTGCCGAGGGCAATGTTAAAGACGAGACCAGAATATTTGCAGACGAAAGATAAAACATTACATTCAAAGGAGCGGGAATAAATTGAAACCGTTTGAATACGGAGATGAAGAAATTGGACCTCGGGAGTTAACCTTTGCAGTAAGTTCAGTCATTATTGGTACAGGAGCGCTTTCGATGCCTCGCGTAATTGCAGAAAAAACGCTTTTCACAGACGGATGGTTGATTTTGTTTCTTGGAGGGGTGGTTTGTGCATTTTTGGCTTGGTTTATTGCAAAGGTAGCAATTTTATTTCCGCAACAAACGTTTTTTCAATATACAGGTGCATACTTATCAAAGCCGGTAGCATTTATAGTCACAAGTGTTATGGTTTTAACGTTTGCTGGAATTGCTGCGTATCAGGCACGAGCAATCTCAATTATTTCGCAAACATACTTGTTTGGTAAAACGCCTATTGAGCTTTTATCATTTTTTTACTTACTTGTCGTTATCTACGGAGTGAGTGGTTCTAGAGCAGCATTACTTCGTCTTAACTTGTTATTCTTGCCAATTGTAGCGTGTGCCATTTTTGCTTTGTCGTTATTAAATATAAATTTAATGGATCCTCATAATTTAATGCCCTTTTTCCAAACAAAATGGAGCCAATATGCCATCGGAATGAAAGAATCGATATTTACATTTATTGGGTTTGAGATAGTGTTATTTTATTCTTCGCTTATAAATCAAAAAGACAAAATACCTTTAGCTGCTGCAAAGGGAGTGATGATTACCAATTTATTATATATTCTTATGTATCTCACTTGTATTACCGTTTTTTCTTATACTACAACCAAAAGTCTCACATATCCCGTTATTGAATTAGGGAAGGAAATTGAAATAGGTGGAGGGTTTTTAGAACGTTTTGATGCGATTTTCTTTACGACTTGGATTGTTACAATTTTTAATACTACTGCTATGTATTATGATATTGCAGTAATGAGTTTTTGTTCCATGTTTCCTTCTATTAAAAAGAAGACATTTATTTTTGTAAGTGCACCGATTATTTATTTGCTTAATGTGCTTCCTGAAAATGTTGCGAAGTTAACTCAATATGGTGTCTACTTAGCTTGGGTTGATATGGCATGTGTTATCCTTGTCCCTACGCTTGTCCTTATTATTTATAAAATAAAAGGGAGTAAGAAGAATGAAACACCTTCATAAGTTTGTTTACTGCATCATTTTGTTTCTATGTCTTAGTGGATGTGCAGAACGAAAGGAAATTGAAGAGAGAGGCTTTGTTGTAGGGGTGGCTTTTGATGTTGCAAAGGAAGCAGCGGAAGAAAGTGAATCAAAAAAGCCTCCTTTTATGAAAGGAACGTATCAACTTGTCTTACCGAGTGCATTGGCACAACAAGGTGGGAAAACTGATGGAGATAATTATATTAATATTAGTGCGATAAGCGATAGCATTTTTGAACAAATTCGAGAAATCTCTAAAAAAATAAGTCGATCCTTATTTTTTCCTCATATTCAAATTCTTGTCTTTTCAAAAGATTTATTACAGCATCCGTTTGTTTTAGAACAAACGTTAGATGTCTTTTTTCGTGACCATGAAATGAGAAGGAATATTCGGATTTTCGTCTCAAAAGACCGAGCGGAAGGTATTTTGAAACAAAGCTCGAAACCAGAAAATTTACCAGCGAAGTATATTGATCTGTTAGCGGATCATGCTGACAGTAACGCATACATGTTAGAAGCGATTCGCATTGGAGACATACAAGAAATGATGACCGCTAAAAGAAGTTTTGTTCTTCCGATTTTACAATTAACAAAACAAGGTGTGAAACTGGAGGGAGCTGCTGTATTTAAAGGGAAAAATAATAAATTGCTCGGTCTTTTAAGTGGAAAAGATACGCAAGGATTAAACTATATAATTGGAGAGAAAGCGAGTGGTTTTGTGACCATTCGGAAAGAGGAGGAAACGGTTACGTATGAAATTCATAAGCTAAGGCGCAAAATACACGCTTCTTTTGCAGATCCTCGTCATCCGAAGTTTACAATTGATATTTATCCTGAAGGTATACTAGCAGAGGTATATTTGGGAGGAGATGGAAAGATGTGGAGTGGGAAACAACTGAATACACATATCTCTCAAGAGATGAAAAAAATAACTATGATGACGATTAAGAAAGTGCAAAAAGGTTTTAAAACGGATGTTCTTGGATTAGGAGATTATTATAAACGACATAATTACAAGGAGTGGAAAAAGATAGAAAATAACTGGGATCGAGGAGAAAACTATTTTATGAAGAGCAAAATAGTTGTTCGGGTTCATCCTAGGGTAGAACATTCAGGTTCTTTAATACCGAAAGGTGGGCAGTAAAGCGAAACATTCATCAGTGATGGGGCTTCATCTCCCATCTATTACTTTGATTTCTTTAAAACATTGAAAAAAAGTTTACTGCCGCTAAGGTGGATAAATAGAAGGGGAGCTAGTTATATGAAGATGCCTTCGACTCTTGCAATTGTAGGTACCATTTTGATGGGCATTATCCCATACGGTTTTTATTTTATTAGTAAGAAAATAAAAAAATATGGTGCGCAGCCGTGGGAAGATTCAAATGAAAAAGGAAACCCGTAGTTTAGGTTTCCTTTTTCATTTATCCCGCTATTTGCGGGCAGTAACCTCTCCGTCTCAAGACTCGAAACATGCAAAAGATGGGCGGGGATAACTGCTCGTAAAAGCCCGATTGGTGAGAACTATATAAATCCATTTTGATTTTTCGACATATAAGCCGCGGCTATGGATAACAAAAGGTGACCTGCACTCGTTTTCTCTCTTTGTTTTCACTATGTCTGGGGCAGGAAAAGGATCTGACCGCTTCTATGCATGGCCGGATGCTCTCTCCCACCTAAAAAGAAGGGGTTTATGTCGGTTTTTTAATTTGTATTTATATAATCATAAGTGGGGGATGAAGCTCTCCACTTTATACAAGCCCTAACCAATGTACCAACTGCGTAGAGAGGAATGTAACAACAATGGCGATAACGGTAGGGATTGCAAACGAAAGAAATGTCCATTTTGGACTTTTTGTTTCTTTATATATGTTAACTAATGTTGTTCCACATGGGAAATGAAGAAGGGAGAACAACATTGTATTTAACGCAGTTAACCAAGTCCAACCGTGATCAAGGAACAACTGTTTAATTTGTGACATATCGTCTAGTTCTGTTAAGGAACCTGTTGATAAATAAGCCATTAATAAAATTGGAATAACGATTTCATTGGCCGGCAGTCCAAGTATGAATGCCGCTAGAATAAATCCATCTAGTCCAAGTAGTTTTGCGAATGGATCTAAGAA
This region includes:
- a CDS encoding amino acid permease; the encoded protein is MNQTENQQTELKRTMQSRHLFMIALGGVIGTGLFMGSGQIVHNAGPGGAILAFLVGGFVMYLTMLCLGELSVAMPEAGSFQSYASRFISPGFGFVVGWMYWLNWAVTVGVELTTVSILMKRWFPDVSSWIWCVTFAAILFIVNALSAKAYAEAEFWFASVKVSTIVVFIILGGAAMFGFLDFNGKPAPMLHNFTENGGLFPNGLLAVLFTMITVNFSFQGTELIGIASGESEQPEKTIPKAIKNTIWRTLFFFVLAIAVVVGLLPWQEANLVESPFVLVFDTVGIPYAADIMNFVIITAVLSVANSGLYANSRMLWAMSKQGMASPRFAKLTKKGVPLNALIFSLIFASLSLLTSIFAADTVFLVLTSIAAMAAVVVWMSIAASQFFFRREFIQNGGNIKDLKYRTPLYPIVPILAFSLNFVTFVSLAFIPDQRIALYCGIPFMIICYILYQIKYKKVVTFKEQQTITQEVN
- the qoxB gene encoding cytochrome aa3 quinol oxidase subunit I; this translates as MKLDEFFVTGDPIIYGADASIVLVTLAILFVLTKYKKWKWLWDEWLTTVDHKKIGTMYIISAVIMLFRGGMDGLMIRAQLTFPDTTYLNAEHYNGIFTTHGTVMILFMAMPFVLGLMNVVIPLQIGARDVAYPFLNALSFWLFFIGAMLFNIAFVIGGSPDAGWTSYFPMAGTEFSPGVGNNFYAIALQISGLGTLMTGVNFLVTILKMRAPGMKLMQMPMFTWSILVTCVIILFAFPVLTVALALMTFDRLFDAHFFTMASGGMPMLWANLFWVWGHPEVYIVILPAFGIFSEIVSTFSRKRLFGYSAMVYSMVAIAILSGLVWLHHFFTMGAGPAVNSFFSISTMAISIPTGVKIFNWLFTLYKGRIRFTVPMMWTLSFIPNFVIGGVTGVMLAMAAADYQYHNSYFLVAHFHNVLICGTVFAMLAGFTFWYPKMTGHMLNERLGKWTFWFFMIGYNVCFIPMYFLGLDGMTRRMYTYADNLGWGWLNQISSVGALMMGIGFLFLCYNVVWSARHGERDTTGDPWDGRTLEWATQSPVQHYNFAKLPEITESDILWHMKKTGQSITPKADELTPIHMPSNSGVPIIMSCFIGLAGFALIFSWFWLAIVGGIGMVACMIWRSFDYDDGYYISVDEIKKTEHVA
- the qoxA gene encoding cytochrome aa3 quinol oxidase subunit II; protein product: MQLKKASWKLASLLPLSLLLFLGGCEKIAVLNPQGPVAKQQYDLIVWSFILLLSIIVIVFVLFTIILIRYREKPDNMDYEPPDIHGNTLLEVIWTIFPVIIVIALAIPTVKATYATEKVPEQSKNIKPVEIYVTSANWKWLFSYPEEKIETVNYLNVPAGVPIQFKLTSVGPMNAFWIPELGGMKYTMDGMIMDLYLQADKPGSYLGRSANFSGEGFTHMEFELEAKTQENYDKWVKEVKETAKPLTEEKYNEVIKPGVVGRMTFSSHHLSYVDPKSLEYCDYNYYTNK
- the qoxD gene encoding cytochrome aa3 quinol oxidase subunit IV, which encodes MGQNNTQANGHAHSGFPWSHVFGFILSLALTFLALYVALYSNLNLSLSTILTSIIAMAVAQAALQLVMFMHMKEGEGTTQTITMLFSFFIAAVTVGGTVWIFFSM
- the qoxC gene encoding cytochrome aa3 quinol oxidase subunit III yields the protein MAALDKSLPLEYQSEQSRLNILGFWIFLGAEIVLFATLFASYLVLAGRTADGPTPAQLFEVKTLLIQTLLLLTSSFTCGIAIHEMRKRNQKGMLVWFILTLLLGAGFLFFEIEEFILYVGEGATLQTSGFLSGFFVLLGTHGAHVTAGIIWATCVIIQILKRGLTPVTARKVFIISLYWHFLDVVWIFIYTLVYLNGMVA
- a CDS encoding C39 family peptidase; amino-acid sequence: MFRKVKYICILGIVIVVGVACSKDAMGVVAAGKNKIFQKTQELRVDFLFDMKETAMIENVPFIKQLPELPRGCEVTSLAMLLQYKDVQVDKMKLASEINRVPFKENNLRGNPHEGFVGNIYTKSEPGYGVYHEPIFELAERYVPEKTIDLTGRDIEDIYKVISSGSPVWVIANTTFQSLAEDSFETWNTNAGDLKITYYEHSAIIVGYDQNFVYINDPLANKPNKKVSRAQFEKAWEQMGKQAITIL